GCGTCCCTCCGCCTGCCGATCAGATCATCGATCTTTTCTCATCCCCCTTTATCCAGCAACCCAAAACTCCGTTTCCAGGAGGAGGTTCCCATGGGAGCGATACTGAACGGCCTGGATGTGGAACAGCTGCAGCAACTGTCGGCTCAGGTGGGAGCGGATCCGGAGGCCGCTCGCGCGCTCAATCGCTGGGCGGCGCGGGTGCGTTGGCTGGGCGGGTTCAAGGGACGCGCATATATTCGCAATCACTCCTTTGTGATCGACGAGCCTGCCGACCTGGTGGGTCAGGATGAGGCTCCCAACGCCGTAGAATATGTGCTGGGTGCCCTGGGAGCCTGCCTCACCGTGGGCTTCGTTCTGAATGCCACCAAACGAGGGATTCCCATCCGCAACCTGGAGATCGCCCTGGAGGGGGAGATCGACAACATCCTGACCTTTCTGGGCCTGAGCTCCGAAGGGCATCCCGGCTATCGGGAGATCGCGGTGAAGGCCTATGTGGACGCCGATGCGGATGAGGAGACCCTTCAATCCGTGTGGGAGGAGACCGTCCGGACCTCCCCGGTGGGCAACACCCTGGCCCGGTCGGTGAACCTGCGGCCGGAGCTCCGCCGGGCGGCGGCCGCCTGAATCCAGAGGTTCTTTCCCAGTCCCATCCAATGCTATCGGAGGCAACCGGCATGGCCACTGTGCTGAACGGTGTGGACGTGGAAACGCTACGGCAGCTGCTCGAAGAGGCCCGGACCCACCCCGAGGCCGTTCAGCCCCAGCGCTGGGCGCGCTTCCGCTGGGAGGAAGGACTGCGGGGTCGGGTTTACATCCGCAACCAGTCCTTCACGGTCGATGAGTCCGTAGACCGTTCGGGGCGGGAAGCCGGCCTGAGCGCCTTGGAATATGCCCTGGGCGCCCTGGGCGCCTGCCTGGGGCTGGGCTTCATCTTCCATGCCACCCGCCGCGGCATCGCCGTGAGGAACCTGGAGGTCGCCCTGGAAGGCCGGATTGACAACCTGCTCCGCTTCCTGGGATTCGAAGGGGAGGGACATCCCGGCTACCGGGAGGTGATCGTCAAGGCCTACGTGGATGCAGACGCTGACGAGGAAACCCTCCAGGCCCTGTGGGAAGAAACAGTTGCCACCTCGCCAGTCGGGAACACCTTTGCGCGTCCCGTTGCCCTGCGGACGGAGATCGCCACGGTCTCCGGATGGTGGTTCCGGTATTCGCCTGAATCGGAAGAAGGCCCTTCGGGATCCCGGGGCGGGATGCCTTGCTGAGGCGGAAAACCGGGGCCTTCGGGCCCCGATCAGCTATCCTGATCTGCTCGATGGAGGGAACGATGGCGCGCAACGGATTGCCTCTCTTTCCGGTGACCGTAGTGGGGAGCTGGCCACGGCCCCCGTGGCTGCTGGAAGCCCTGCGGAAGCGCCACGCGGGCCAGATCTCTTACAAAGAATTCCAGGAGATCGCGGATCGGGCCGTCCTGGAGGCCCTCCATGCCCAGATCGAGGCCGGCGTGGAGATCGTCAGCGACGGCGAGCAGCGCCGGGATAACTTCTATTCCTTCGTCGTCGAGAAGCTCGAAGGGGTCCGCATGATGAGCGTAGCCGAGATGTATGACTACGCGGAGGACAAGTCCTTCTTCGAGCAGATCCTCCGCCAGCTGGATGTGCCGGCCTACGCCATCAAGACCCCGGTGGCCGTGGATAAGATCCGCCCGAAGATGCCGCTGGCCCTGGACGAGCTGGAGTTCCTGCGCCGGCACACGGACCGGCCGGTCAAGATCCCGCTCCCGGGGCCTTACCTGCTCACCCGCACCATGTGGGTGCAGGGCCTCTCGGATCGGGTGTATCCCACCCGAGAGGACCTGGCTCAGGATGTGGTGGCGATCCTGCGGGAGGAGATCCTGCGCCTGCGGGACGCCGGGGCCGATTTCATCCAGCTGGACGAGCCGGTGCTGACCGAGGTGGTGTTCCAGCCGCCGGTCCACAGCCGCACTTTCATGTGCGCCTCCCTTTCAGCCGCGGCGGAGGATCCCCAGATGGAACTGGCCTGGGCCGCCCAGCTGATCAACCGTGTCGTCCTGGGCGTGGAAGGGGTCCGGATCGGCGTTCACATCTGTCGGGGGAACTGGACCACGCGGGAGGAGGCGCTGCTCACCGGGGATTACCGGCCGCTGCTGGGCACCCTGGAGGCCATGCGGGTGCAGCAATGGGTGCTGGAGTTCGCCACCCCGCGGGCCGGCGACCTGGAGGTTTTCCGGGAGTGCCGGCAGAAGCGCGAGCTGGGCTTAGGTGTCGTCAACCCGCGCACAGCGGAGGTGGAATCTCCCGAGTTCATCATCGCCCGGGTGAAGGCGGCCCTGAACTACTTCGAGCCCTCACAGATCTTCCTGAACCCGGATTGTGGCTTCGGGACCTTTGCGGAGCGCCCGGTGGCCACTCCGGAGGTGGCCTTCCGCAAGCTTCAGGCCATCCGCCAGGCGGCGGAACAACTCCGGCGGGAGTTCGGGGAGCATCCCTGATCCCGTGTCCCCATCCTCCGGCCCTATGCGATAATTGGGATGTGGGCGCGCCGGGCGCGCCCACATCCTTTTCTGAGGGAAAGGCAATGGCGCCACGACGTCCTCTATCGTTTCAGGAGATCATCCTCCGGCTGCAGGAATTCTGGGCGGAACACGGCTGCCTGATCTGGCAGCCCTATAGCGAGAAGGTGGGGGCTGGGACGATGAACCCGGCCACCGTGTTGCGGGTGCTGGGCCCCGAGCCCTGGCGCGTGGCCTACGTGGAGCCCTCCTATCGCCCTGCCGACGGCCGCTACGCCGAGAACCCGAACCGCATGCAGCTGCACCATCAATTCCAGGTGATCCTGAAGCCGGACCCCGGCAACCCGCAGGAGCTCTATCTGGAGAGCCTGCGCGCCCTGGGGATCGACTTCCGCCACCACGACATCCGGTTCGTGGAAGACAACTGGGAGTCCCCCGCCCTGGGGGCCTGGGGGTTGGGATGGGAGGTCTGGCTGGATGGCATGGAGATCACCCAGTTTACCTATTTTCAGCAGGCGGGAGGCCTGCCCCTGGATCCGGTGGCGGTGGAGATCACCTACGGCCTGGAGCGCATCGCGCTCTACCTCCAGGGCGTGTCCTCTGTTTGGGATCTGGACTGGGATGGAACGCACACCTACGGGGAGATCCTGAAGCCCTCGGAGATCGAGCACTGTGTTTATAACTTCGAGCTGGCCGACATTGAGCGGTTGCGCGAGCTGTATCAGCATTACGAGGCAGAGGCCCGCGCCTGCATCGCCCGCGGCCTGGTGATCCCGGCCCACGATTACGTCCTCCGCTGCTCCCACACGTTCAACCTGCTGGACGCCCGGGGGGCGATTGGGGTCACCGAGCGCGCCCGCTACTTCGCCCGCATGCGCGATCTGGCCCGCCAGGTCGCCTTGCTCTACCTGCAACAACGGGAGCGCCTGGGGTACCCCTTCCTGAGGAAAACGCCTCCGGCCCCCGCCCCGGCACCGACGCCGGCTCCGCCGACCGTGGAGACTGCGGAAGATCTCCTTCTGGAAATCGGAACCGAGGAGCTCCCCGCGCGGGATCTGGAAACGGCGCTGGCCCAGCTTTCCGAGAACGCCCCCGCGATGTTCGCGGAGGCGCGGCTGGAATACGAAGCCCTCGAAGTCCACGGCACGCCACGCCGCCTGGCGCTTTACGTTCATCGTCTTCAACCCCGCACACGGCCTGTGGAGACATGGGTGAAAGGCCCGCCCGCCCATGTGGCCTTCGATGCGGAAGGCCGACCCACCCCGGCGGCCCTCGGCTTCGCCCGCTCCCAGGGGGTCCCGGTGGAGGCCCTCGCTGTGCGGGAGCTCCCCGAAGGCCGTTATGTCGGCGTGGTCCGACGCACCGAGGGTCAGCCCACCCCGGCGGTCCTAACGGAACTGCTCCCCCGGCTGATCGCCAGCCTGAAGTTCGAGATGAGCATGCGCTGGAACGGGAGCGGGGTCGCTTTCTCCCGGCCCATCCGCTGGCTGGTCGCCCTCTACGGTCGTGAGGTGATCCCCTTCACCTACGCGGGGGTTTGCAGCGGCCGCGAAACCCGTGGCGCCCGTCCCCGGGGCTCGCCCACGATCCGCCTGGAGCAGGCCTCGGATTACTTCCCCGCCATGCGCCGGGCCCGCATCCTGATCTCTCCGGAGGAACGACGAGCGCGGATCCGAAGGGATCTGGAGCGGCTTGCGGCGGAGGTGGGGGGAACGGTGCCGGAGGACCCTGAGTTGCTGGCCGAGGTGGGGAATCTGGTGGAAACCCCCACCGTGCTGCGGGGGCGTTTCGATGAGGAGGCACTGCGACTGCCCGGGGAAGTGCTGATCACGGTGATGCGCAAACACCAGCGCTATTTCCCGATCCTGGGCCCGAATGGCCAGCTGCTGCCCTATTTCCTCGCTGTCCGCAACGGCGGCCGGCGCGGGCTGGATCGAGTGCGTCAGGGCAATGAGGCGGTGCTGCGGGCCCGCTTCGCCGACGCTGCTTATTTCTACGAGCACGACACCCGCCAGCCCCTGGAGGCTTTCCTCCCTCGCCTGGCCACCCTCACGTTCCAGGAGCAGCTCGGCTCCATGCTGGATAAAACGCGCCGCCTGGAGGCCCTCGCGCCTTCGATCGGGGCACTGCTGGGCCTGAATGAGGAAGAGATGCGCGTTCTGGCCCGGGCCGCCCATCTTTGCAAGGCCGATCTGGCCACCCAGATGGTGATCGAGTTCACAGAGCTGCAGGGGGTGATGGGGCGGGAATACGCCCGGCGGTGGGGGGAGCCGGAGGCGGTGGCGGTGGCGATCTTCGAGCACTACCTCCCCCGTTTCGCAGGGGATGCCCTGCCCCAGACCCGACCGGGGATCGCCCTGGGGATCACGGATCGCCTGGATTCCCTGGTCGGGCTGTTCGCGGTGGGGCTCGCCCCCTCCGGGTCCGCAGACCCTTACGGCCTGCGCCGGGCGGCCTCCGGCCTGATCCAGATCCTCACCGCCCACCGCCTGCGGTTCTCCCTTTCCAGGGCGATGACCACCGTGGCGGCCATCCAGCCGGTGCCCGTGAGCCCCGAAATCCTCGAGGAAGTTCGATCCTTTGTGATCGGCCGGCAGCGGGCCGCCCTTCAGGAAGCCGGGTATCGTTATGATGTGATCGAGGCGGTCCTGGCGGCTCGAGGGGATGATCCGGCATGGGCAGCGGAGACCACAGCCGGCCTGCAGCGGGCAGTGCAACGGTCCGACTGGACTCGCCTGCTCACGTCCTACAGCCGATGCGTGCGGATCCTGCGCAAGGCTGAAAGCGAGGGAAGCCGGCCCGCTTCGGAGGTGGATCCGGCCGCCTTCCGGGAAGAAGCCGAACGCGCCTTGTGGGAGGCCGTGCAAACCGCGCGAAGGCAGGTGCGACCGGATGGCCCGGTGGAGGATCTGATCGCCGCGCTGGAGAGTCTGGCTCCGGTGATCGATCGCTTCTTTGAGGACGTGCTGGTCATGCACGAGGAGGAAGCCATCCGCCGCCACCGCCTGGCTCTCCTCCAGGCAGTGGCCGATCTCACCACGGGGATCGCGGATCTCAGCCGGCTGGAGGGGTTTTAGCGCTCCGTCCCGCTTGTATCAGAAAACTCGAACCGCCCATCGGCGTGGCGACCATGGAAGCGATCCGGTCCGGCAGGAGCGGCTTTCGCGGCGACGGAAGCGTGGGGGCGAAAGCCCTCTTGCCATCCGCATGGGTTGCTTCCAGGGTCTGCAGGCGGATGCGGGAGCTCCGCCCGATCCCAGCTTCCCCGCTTAAACGGCAACTGAAACCGCAAGGATCTCCTTCACCTCGGGCGGAGGCTCCCGCTCGGTCCGCATAATGATCCCCAGTCCCAGGACGACCTCGCCGTCATACATCACGGCGGCCTGCCCCGGGGTGAGGCCCCGGATGGGCTCATCCAATACCACCCGCGCCTGACGATCCGGCATCGGGATGATCCACGCCGGGATCTCCCGTGCCCGATACCGGACCTTCACCGTGGCCCGGAAAGGTGCGGAGGGGAACTCCCCGCTCACAAAGTGGACCCCTTCCAGAAGACAGGATCGGCGGTCCAGCTCCTCGGCCGTCCCCACAATCACCGCGTTCTCAACCGGATCCAGGTCCACCACATACAGGGGAACCCCTGCGGCGATCCCCAGTCCCCGGCGTTGGCCAATCGTGTAGAAGGCCAGCCCCTGATGCTCTCCCAGGATCCGGCCCCGGGTGTCCTTGATCGGACCAGGCCGCAGGGCCTCCGGGGCATGCCGTCGCAGGAAAGCCCGATAATCCCCGTCCGCCAGGAAACAGAGATCCTGGCTCTCCGGCTTCTCCGCCACCGGGAGGCCGAAGCGCCGGGCCAGGGCCCGAACTTCCTCCTTGGTATAACCGCCCACCGGGAACATGGCATGGCGCAGCTCCCCCTGCCCCAGCACCGCCAGGACATAGGACTGGTCCTTGCGGGGGTCCACCCCGCGCAACAGCTGATAGCGGCCATTCACCGCACGGACTCGGGCGTAATGCCCGGTGGCGAGATACTCCGCCCCCAGGGCCAGCGCCCGCCGCAACAGCCAATCGAAGCGGACCAGCCGGTTGCAGCGCAGGCATGGGTTCGGCGTGCGCCCGGCCACGTATTCGGCGATGAAGAAATCCACCACCGTCTTCTTAAAGAAATCCGCGACGTTCAGAACATAAAAAGGAATGCCGAGGTGATCGGCCACCCGATAGGCCAGCTCCATATCCTCCAGGGTGCAGCAACGATTGGTCGAGGCGCCGGCTCCCTCGCCCTCGCCCCACAGGCGCAGCATGATCCCGATCACCTCATAGCCCTGCTCGACCAGCAGGGCGGCGGCGACGCTGCTATCCACGCCGCCGCTCATCGCCACCACCACACGCGTCATCCCGCTCCTTTCCACGCCGCCCACACTTCATCCGGCGTCGGCAGTTTCCGGCCACTGCTCGGATCGATCAATCGGAGCCACTCCCCCTCCGCCCGCAAATCGAGCCCCAACAGCTCGCTGCGCAGGGTAAGCGGCCCGCTCGAAAGCGGCCGGATGGGACGGTAACCCTCCTCCGTCCATCGGAAGCCCTGCAAGGGTGGATTCAGATACTCCCCAAAGGGATCGAAGAGAAAATACTCCTTCACCCCGAGGGCCTCGTAGAGGCCCTTCTTCGATCCGAGATCCTCCCAGCGGGTGGAGGCGGAGGTCAGCTCAATGACGACATCCGGCCCTTTCCCTTCTTCCCAGACCTTATAAACCCGCCGGGGCCGACGCGGAATCCCAAAGACCACAAAGAGATCCGGTGCCACAACCGCTCGGGGATTCCCCTCCACGTAATAAATCAACAGGTTGCCGCTAACCACCACGTTCGCGTCGTTCTCGAAAAAATGGCGCAGCATGAACAGCAGGTTAAACAGGTTATCGCGATGGATTTCGGTTTCCGCCACAGGCTGCCCATCCCCCTCCGGGTAGTGGATGTCCGTTATGGTTGTAAGAGGATATTCGGCACCCATCATGCCCTCCCTTTATCCCCGATGGCCGGGCCGGGCTTGCTCCGCCTCTCCCACCTCCACCGCCTGCATCTCCCGCAGCCGGGCGACGACCCGGGGGAGGACGTCCAGAACATAGTCGATGTCCTCATCGGTGCTGGACTTCCCCAGG
This Thermoflexus sp. DNA region includes the following protein-coding sequences:
- a CDS encoding OsmC family protein gives rise to the protein MGAILNGLDVEQLQQLSAQVGADPEAARALNRWAARVRWLGGFKGRAYIRNHSFVIDEPADLVGQDEAPNAVEYVLGALGACLTVGFVLNATKRGIPIRNLEIALEGEIDNILTFLGLSSEGHPGYREIAVKAYVDADADEETLQSVWEETVRTSPVGNTLARSVNLRPELRRAAAA
- a CDS encoding OsmC family protein, whose amino-acid sequence is MATVLNGVDVETLRQLLEEARTHPEAVQPQRWARFRWEEGLRGRVYIRNQSFTVDESVDRSGREAGLSALEYALGALGACLGLGFIFHATRRGIAVRNLEVALEGRIDNLLRFLGFEGEGHPGYREVIVKAYVDADADEETLQALWEETVATSPVGNTFARPVALRTEIATVSGWWFRYSPESEEGPSGSRGGMPC
- a CDS encoding cobalamin-independent methionine synthase II family protein codes for the protein MARNGLPLFPVTVVGSWPRPPWLLEALRKRHAGQISYKEFQEIADRAVLEALHAQIEAGVEIVSDGEQRRDNFYSFVVEKLEGVRMMSVAEMYDYAEDKSFFEQILRQLDVPAYAIKTPVAVDKIRPKMPLALDELEFLRRHTDRPVKIPLPGPYLLTRTMWVQGLSDRVYPTREDLAQDVVAILREEILRLRDAGADFIQLDEPVLTEVVFQPPVHSRTFMCASLSAAAEDPQMELAWAAQLINRVVLGVEGVRIGVHICRGNWTTREEALLTGDYRPLLGTLEAMRVQQWVLEFATPRAGDLEVFRECRQKRELGLGVVNPRTAEVESPEFIIARVKAALNYFEPSQIFLNPDCGFGTFAERPVATPEVAFRKLQAIRQAAEQLRREFGEHP
- the glyS gene encoding glycine--tRNA ligase subunit beta; translation: MAPRRPLSFQEIILRLQEFWAEHGCLIWQPYSEKVGAGTMNPATVLRVLGPEPWRVAYVEPSYRPADGRYAENPNRMQLHHQFQVILKPDPGNPQELYLESLRALGIDFRHHDIRFVEDNWESPALGAWGLGWEVWLDGMEITQFTYFQQAGGLPLDPVAVEITYGLERIALYLQGVSSVWDLDWDGTHTYGEILKPSEIEHCVYNFELADIERLRELYQHYEAEARACIARGLVIPAHDYVLRCSHTFNLLDARGAIGVTERARYFARMRDLARQVALLYLQQRERLGYPFLRKTPPAPAPAPTPAPPTVETAEDLLLEIGTEELPARDLETALAQLSENAPAMFAEARLEYEALEVHGTPRRLALYVHRLQPRTRPVETWVKGPPAHVAFDAEGRPTPAALGFARSQGVPVEALAVRELPEGRYVGVVRRTEGQPTPAVLTELLPRLIASLKFEMSMRWNGSGVAFSRPIRWLVALYGREVIPFTYAGVCSGRETRGARPRGSPTIRLEQASDYFPAMRRARILISPEERRARIRRDLERLAAEVGGTVPEDPELLAEVGNLVETPTVLRGRFDEEALRLPGEVLITVMRKHQRYFPILGPNGQLLPYFLAVRNGGRRGLDRVRQGNEAVLRARFADAAYFYEHDTRQPLEAFLPRLATLTFQEQLGSMLDKTRRLEALAPSIGALLGLNEEEMRVLARAAHLCKADLATQMVIEFTELQGVMGREYARRWGEPEAVAVAIFEHYLPRFAGDALPQTRPGIALGITDRLDSLVGLFAVGLAPSGSADPYGLRRAASGLIQILTAHRLRFSLSRAMTTVAAIQPVPVSPEILEEVRSFVIGRQRAALQEAGYRYDVIEAVLAARGDDPAWAAETTAGLQRAVQRSDWTRLLTSYSRCVRILRKAESEGSRPASEVDPAAFREEAERALWEAVQTARRQVRPDGPVEDLIAALESLAPVIDRFFEDVLVMHEEEAIRRHRLALLQAVADLTTGIADLSRLEGF
- the mnmA gene encoding tRNA 2-thiouridine(34) synthase MnmA — its product is MTRVVVAMSGGVDSSVAAALLVEQGYEVIGIMLRLWGEGEGAGASTNRCCTLEDMELAYRVADHLGIPFYVLNVADFFKKTVVDFFIAEYVAGRTPNPCLRCNRLVRFDWLLRRALALGAEYLATGHYARVRAVNGRYQLLRGVDPRKDQSYVLAVLGQGELRHAMFPVGGYTKEEVRALARRFGLPVAEKPESQDLCFLADGDYRAFLRRHAPEALRPGPIKDTRGRILGEHQGLAFYTIGQRRGLGIAAGVPLYVVDLDPVENAVIVGTAEELDRRSCLLEGVHFVSGEFPSAPFRATVKVRYRAREIPAWIIPMPDRQARVVLDEPIRGLTPGQAAVMYDGEVVLGLGIIMRTEREPPPEVKEILAVSVAV
- a CDS encoding Uma2 family endonuclease yields the protein MMGAEYPLTTITDIHYPEGDGQPVAETEIHRDNLFNLLFMLRHFFENDANVVVSGNLLIYYVEGNPRAVVAPDLFVVFGIPRRPRRVYKVWEEGKGPDVVIELTSASTRWEDLGSKKGLYEALGVKEYFLFDPFGEYLNPPLQGFRWTEEGYRPIRPLSSGPLTLRSELLGLDLRAEGEWLRLIDPSSGRKLPTPDEVWAAWKGAG